A single genomic interval of uncultured Pseudodesulfovibrio sp. harbors:
- a CDS encoding efflux RND transporter periplasmic adaptor subunit codes for MLKRIILPLVAVIALSALAGCSDEESQAKAPAQEKAVAVETETIAPITLEDVLTLPGETEPDADVCVSSESTGTVIWLGAEEGDRVEKGQLLARLDTASSGARFDKAKAARKLAAEQVKRRRQLLEKGVLAQEEFDRMESELLQSDAAMKEMQVSVEYGVVRAPISGIVNKRYVDRGERLTAGDKVMDIVDPSVIRTTINVPEMDIPYIKKDQTVAVTIDAIPGRSWKGVVEFVSYKADKASRTFHVRVLTNNEDGTIRAGMMARVSLMRRALIDAVTIPLYSIINQGGERLAYVEENGVARARTIELGVIGKNRAQVLSGLKMGENLIITGHTLVEDGMKVAAQ; via the coding sequence ATGCTTAAAAGAATCATTCTTCCCCTTGTTGCCGTCATTGCACTTTCCGCCCTTGCCGGATGCAGTGACGAAGAATCCCAGGCCAAAGCACCGGCTCAGGAAAAGGCCGTGGCCGTGGAAACGGAGACAATCGCTCCCATCACCCTTGAAGATGTCCTGACCCTGCCCGGTGAGACCGAACCGGATGCCGATGTCTGCGTCTCATCCGAAAGCACGGGCACCGTCATCTGGCTCGGTGCGGAAGAAGGTGACCGGGTTGAAAAAGGCCAGCTCCTCGCCCGTCTCGACACCGCCTCCAGCGGCGCGCGCTTCGACAAGGCCAAGGCCGCACGCAAGCTTGCCGCCGAACAGGTCAAACGCCGTCGTCAGTTGCTCGAAAAGGGTGTGCTCGCACAGGAGGAGTTCGACCGCATGGAATCAGAGCTACTCCAGTCCGATGCAGCCATGAAGGAAATGCAGGTCAGCGTGGAATACGGCGTTGTCCGGGCACCCATTTCCGGCATCGTCAACAAAAGATACGTGGACCGGGGCGAACGCCTCACCGCAGGCGACAAGGTCATGGACATCGTGGACCCGTCCGTCATCCGCACCACCATCAACGTGCCGGAAATGGACATTCCCTATATCAAAAAAGACCAGACCGTGGCCGTGACCATCGACGCCATTCCCGGCAGGTCGTGGAAAGGCGTTGTCGAATTCGTCTCCTACAAGGCGGACAAGGCGTCCAGAACCTTCCATGTCCGCGTGCTTACGAATAACGAAGACGGCACCATCCGCGCCGGAATGATGGCCCGCGTGTCCCTGATGCGCCGCGCCCTGATCGACGCCGTGACCATCCCCCTCTACTCCATCATCAATCAGGGCGGTGAACGCCTTGCGTACGTAGAGGAAAACGGCGTGGCCCGCGCCCGGACCATCGAACTCGGTGTCATAGGGAAAAACCGTGCACAGGTCCTCAGCGGCCTCAAAATGGGTGAAAACCTCATCATCACCGGCCACACGCTGGTGGAAGACGGCATGAAGGTAGCCGCGCAATGA
- a CDS encoding ArsA family ATPase, whose amino-acid sequence MSDQHYYFHAGKGGVGKSTTSSLSAMHLAGKGQNVLLVSLDPAHNQADIFDTEFTGKPTQVAPNLRVAQADIDEWIREYLAGVENQIRANYTYQTAFNLEKHLSVVKHSPGIEEYALLLAFQHYRKKFPNADVIIFDMPPTALTMKFFNLPALSLVWLEQLISLRCEILEKKKIITKIHVGKKEFDCDKVSVKLEQQQAFFTELRDIFQNRSRCSVNLVVNPDRLSFAEAERIDTSMEEMGMRLAHVIMNKVADNSSWDGVSPLVKRHAVCPLPLSPTPLIGRDALNAYLGQYRDDFAFLENT is encoded by the coding sequence ATGTCCGATCAGCATTACTATTTTCACGCAGGCAAGGGCGGCGTGGGCAAATCCACCACATCGTCCCTGTCCGCCATGCATCTGGCAGGCAAGGGACAGAACGTTCTGCTCGTCTCTCTCGACCCGGCGCATAATCAGGCCGACATCTTTGACACCGAATTCACAGGCAAGCCCACGCAGGTCGCTCCGAATCTCCGGGTGGCACAGGCCGACATAGACGAATGGATCAGGGAATACCTTGCTGGCGTGGAAAACCAGATCCGCGCCAACTACACGTACCAGACGGCTTTCAATCTGGAAAAGCACCTCAGCGTGGTCAAGCATTCCCCCGGCATTGAAGAATATGCCCTGCTGCTGGCTTTCCAGCATTACCGCAAGAAATTTCCGAACGCGGACGTGATCATTTTCGACATGCCGCCCACGGCCCTGACCATGAAATTCTTCAACCTGCCCGCCCTGTCACTCGTCTGGCTGGAACAGTTGATCTCCCTGCGCTGCGAGATTCTGGAAAAGAAAAAGATCATCACGAAAATCCATGTCGGCAAAAAGGAATTCGACTGCGACAAGGTCTCGGTCAAACTCGAACAGCAGCAGGCATTCTTCACGGAGCTGCGCGACATCTTCCAGAACCGCTCCCGCTGTTCGGTCAACCTGGTGGTCAACCCGGACCGTCTCTCCTTTGCCGAAGCGGAACGCATCGACACGAGCATGGAGGAAATGGGCATGAGACTGGCCCATGTCATCATGAACAAGGTCGCGGACAACAGCAGTTGGGACGGGGTCTCGCCGCTTGTCAAACGCCATGCCGTCTGCCCGCTGCCGCTTTCCCCCACACCGCTCATCGGCAGGGACGCACTCAACGCCTATCTGGGCCAATACCGCGACGATTTCGCTTTTCTGGAAAACACCTGA
- a CDS encoding TetR family transcriptional regulator has translation MSDEGTRERILRAASNVFCEKGFEKTTVRDICTEANANVAAVNYHFGDKKKLYQAVLTRWMEECIQDGQHTCGVTPETSPEERLRIYIRAELNYLGTHYDTDDIVLKRSRLLLREITRDDHDPMTFQSHLEHEARILHPIIRELVGELKDEDSFAQACIASTGMLTHDFIMSIHDPTQRLQSDEQIEARADFLTAYALGGLKAIKEKYHA, from the coding sequence ATGAGTGACGAAGGGACCAGAGAAAGAATTTTGAGAGCGGCAAGCAATGTCTTCTGTGAAAAAGGGTTTGAAAAAACCACAGTGCGCGACATCTGCACCGAGGCGAATGCCAATGTCGCCGCCGTCAACTACCATTTCGGCGACAAGAAGAAACTCTATCAGGCCGTGCTGACAAGATGGATGGAGGAATGCATTCAGGACGGGCAGCACACCTGCGGCGTCACGCCGGAAACATCTCCCGAAGAAAGGCTCCGCATATACATCCGGGCCGAACTCAACTATCTCGGCACCCACTACGACACCGACGACATCGTGCTCAAGCGGTCACGCCTTCTCCTGCGGGAAATCACGCGTGACGATCACGATCCCATGACATTCCAGAGCCATCTGGAACACGAAGCCCGTATACTGCACCCCATCATCAGGGAGTTGGTGGGGGAACTGAAGGACGAAGACTCGTTCGCGCAGGCCTGCATCGCTTCCACCGGAATGCTGACCCACGATTTCATCATGTCCATTCACGATCCGACACAGCGTCTTCAGTCGGACGAACAGATAGAGGCCCGGGCCGACTTCCTCACCGCCTATGCCCTTGGCGGCCTCAAAGCCATCAAAGAGAAATATCATGCTTAA
- a CDS encoding FeoA family protein — protein MGKPFCLRKAKVNQHLKIMTVSADGELGRRIRDMGLIPGTECKVIGKAPLNDPVALRLKDFTLTLRNSEADHITVTSAEA, from the coding sequence ATGGGAAAACCTTTTTGCCTGAGAAAGGCCAAAGTCAACCAGCATCTCAAAATCATGACAGTCTCTGCCGACGGAGAACTCGGCAGACGCATCCGCGACATGGGGCTTATTCCGGGCACCGAATGCAAGGTCATCGGCAAAGCGCCGCTCAATGACCCGGTCGCCCTGCGACTCAAGGACTTCACCCTCACGCTTCGCAACAGCGAAGCCGACCACATTACGGTCACTTCAGCGGAGGCCTGA
- a CDS encoding carbon starvation protein A, giving the protein MDAMLMMLAAFAGYIIMYRLYGRYIGSKIFALAAKNPVPAVEMEDGVDYVPTKKEIIFGHHFTSIAGTGPIVGPAIAVIWGWVPAMIWIFVGSIMMGAVHDFGALILSMRNQGKSVSEVTAKYINPRTKLFFFVVVFLDLLIITAIFGLVIAVIFNMFPASVLPVWLEVPIAMVLGVIIYKRGGNALTWSLIALAAMYATVVLGVYMPIKMPVIAGMPPTGTWTVLLLIYAYIASTLPVTALLQPRDFINSHQLIVALALMVVGVFAATFSGAQLHIVAPAVQATPEGAPPMLPFLFITIACGAISGFHSLVSSGTTAKQVQNEEDALFVGYGSMLTEAVLSTLVIVAVAAGIGLGYNTADGATLTGLDAWSTHYSSWAAAKGLGSKVAAFVYGAANMIEAAGIPHGVALAIMGVFVASFAGTTMDTATRIERYALTELFSGTPIKIFNNKYFSTAVAVFLAGCLAFSSGGNGKGALSLWPLFGCINQILAALVLTTVTVYLKGRGGMSWIMTGIPAIFLGAMTVWAILINQGLYLNKGNMLLSSLNLLVLGVSIWVVFEGLLKFFKTDTPVTDTP; this is encoded by the coding sequence ATGGATGCCATGCTTATGATGCTGGCGGCCTTTGCGGGATACATCATAATGTATCGCCTCTATGGCCGTTACATCGGGAGTAAGATTTTCGCCCTGGCCGCGAAAAACCCGGTTCCCGCCGTTGAAATGGAAGACGGCGTGGATTACGTGCCCACCAAAAAGGAAATCATTTTCGGTCACCACTTCACGTCCATCGCGGGCACCGGCCCCATCGTCGGTCCGGCCATCGCGGTCATCTGGGGCTGGGTTCCGGCAATGATCTGGATTTTCGTCGGCTCCATCATGATGGGTGCCGTGCATGACTTCGGCGCACTGATCCTGTCCATGCGTAATCAGGGCAAATCCGTCTCCGAAGTCACCGCCAAGTACATCAACCCCCGTACCAAGCTGTTCTTCTTCGTGGTCGTGTTCCTTGACCTGCTGATCATCACCGCCATCTTCGGTCTGGTCATCGCGGTCATCTTCAACATGTTCCCGGCGTCCGTGCTTCCGGTATGGCTCGAAGTACCCATCGCCATGGTCCTCGGCGTCATCATCTACAAGCGCGGCGGCAATGCACTGACATGGTCGCTCATCGCTCTGGCAGCCATGTACGCCACCGTTGTCCTCGGCGTGTACATGCCGATCAAGATGCCCGTCATCGCAGGCATGCCGCCGACCGGAACATGGACCGTGCTGCTGCTGATCTACGCATACATCGCGTCCACCCTGCCGGTCACCGCGCTGCTCCAGCCGCGTGACTTCATCAACTCCCACCAGCTTATCGTGGCCCTCGCCCTGATGGTCGTGGGTGTCTTTGCAGCGACCTTCTCCGGCGCACAGCTGCACATCGTGGCTCCGGCCGTGCAGGCAACCCCTGAAGGCGCTCCGCCGATGCTGCCCTTCCTGTTCATCACCATCGCCTGCGGTGCCATCTCCGGTTTCCACTCACTGGTATCCTCCGGCACCACGGCAAAACAGGTCCAGAACGAAGAGGACGCCCTGTTCGTCGGTTACGGCTCCATGCTGACTGAAGCCGTCCTGTCCACCCTCGTCATCGTGGCTGTCGCCGCAGGCATCGGCCTCGGCTACAACACCGCCGACGGCGCAACCCTGACCGGCCTCGACGCATGGTCCACCCACTACTCCTCGTGGGCAGCAGCCAAGGGCCTCGGCTCCAAGGTCGCCGCATTCGTTTACGGCGCAGCCAACATGATCGAAGCCGCGGGCATCCCTCACGGTGTCGCTCTGGCCATCATGGGTGTTTTCGTGGCCTCCTTCGCAGGAACCACCATGGACACCGCCACCCGCATCGAGCGGTATGCCCTGACAGAACTGTTCAGCGGCACGCCGATCAAGATCTTCAACAACAAGTACTTCTCAACCGCCGTGGCAGTGTTCCTCGCCGGTTGTCTGGCCTTCTCCTCCGGGGGCAACGGCAAGGGCGCGCTGTCCCTGTGGCCGCTGTTCGGCTGCATCAACCAGATTCTGGCCGCACTTGTACTGACCACCGTCACCGTGTACCTCAAAGGACGCGGCGGCATGAGCTGGATCATGACAGGCATCCCCGCGATATTCCTCGGAGCGATGACCGTCTGGGCCATTCTCATCAACCAGGGGCTCTATCTGAACAAGGGCAACATGCTCCTGTCCTCCCTGAACCTGCTGGTACTCGGTGTCTCCATCTGGGTCGTGTTCGAAGGCTTGCTGAAGTTCTTCAAGACCGACACCCCCGTGACGGATACCCCGTAA
- a CDS encoding MBL fold metallo-hydrolase gives MKKTLWGILASVPILAAATLLAACAGMGSAPDRERQDMYRQSTQFENTEFVNTTPVNMELREGMFSTAVKFFLSNGRKPAKPLPTVPLSSADFSARPKPLQVTWLGHSSTILEIDGVRLLIDPVFGNASPVPCTVNRFQPSPISREELPELDAVVISHDHYDHLEMKTIKTLIPRGVRFIVPLGVGAHLEKWGCPPAQIAELDWWQSYWVGNVEVVATPSRHFSGRGLRDRFKTLWASFVFKGPDHSAFYSGDGGYDDRFEEIGQELGPFDLSLMECGAYDKGWPDVHMFPEEAVLGHMKLGAKYMLPVHWGAHDLAFHQWDDPIRQVAEIAAANKVRLITPLMGEACIPGETVSHAWWEQVEDVRLAEK, from the coding sequence ATGAAGAAAACACTCTGGGGGATACTCGCATCCGTGCCGATTCTCGCGGCGGCCACACTGCTGGCCGCCTGCGCGGGCATGGGGTCGGCCCCGGACAGGGAGCGTCAGGATATGTACCGGCAATCAACACAATTCGAGAACACGGAATTCGTCAACACAACGCCCGTGAACATGGAACTGCGGGAAGGCATGTTCTCCACTGCCGTCAAGTTCTTCCTGTCCAACGGACGCAAGCCCGCAAAACCACTTCCCACGGTCCCGCTCTCGTCCGCCGACTTCAGCGCCCGACCGAAGCCCTTGCAGGTCACATGGCTGGGTCATTCCTCGACCATACTGGAAATCGACGGTGTCCGGCTGCTTATCGATCCGGTGTTCGGCAACGCCTCGCCAGTCCCCTGCACGGTCAACCGTTTCCAGCCGTCACCTATCAGCCGGGAAGAACTCCCGGAACTGGATGCCGTTGTCATTTCCCATGACCATTACGATCATCTGGAAATGAAAACCATAAAAACCCTCATTCCCCGCGGCGTCCGCTTCATCGTGCCGCTGGGCGTGGGAGCGCATCTTGAGAAATGGGGGTGCCCCCCGGCACAGATTGCGGAACTCGACTGGTGGCAAAGCTACTGGGTCGGCAACGTGGAAGTCGTTGCCACGCCGTCGCGCCACTTTTCGGGGCGCGGCCTGCGGGATCGGTTCAAGACGCTCTGGGCCTCCTTTGTCTTCAAGGGGCCGGATCACAGCGCCTTTTATTCAGGCGACGGCGGGTATGACGACCGTTTCGAAGAGATAGGGCAGGAGTTGGGACCGTTTGACCTGAGCTTGATGGAATGCGGCGCGTACGACAAGGGCTGGCCTGACGTCCACATGTTCCCGGAAGAAGCTGTCCTTGGGCACATGAAACTTGGCGCGAAATACATGCTGCCCGTTCACTGGGGCGCACATGACCTCGCTTTCCACCAATGGGACGACCCCATCCGGCAGGTGGCCGAAATCGCGGCAGCCAACAAGGTACGTCTGATCACGCCGCTCATGGGGGAAGCATGCATTCCCGGCGAAACGGTTTCTCACGCATGGTGGGAACAGGTCGAAGACGTAAGACTCGCAGAAAAATGA
- a CDS encoding efflux RND transporter permease subunit, whose product MIINTAALKRQSTVMVLLVFIIIAGIVSYTSLPRESDPDITIPYIFVVTNFEGVAPEDMETLVTMPIERKLKGLSDTKEISSVSDDGVSIIKVEFTPNVDIDDALQKVRDKVDQAKPDLPNDLPDEPVINEVNLSEMPILNVVLSGPFSLKRLKVFAEDLEDRIESVQGVLDAKIIGGLEREIHVEFDMDRVAFYNIPLSSLLNSVKNANVNTPGGSVEIGQAKYLVRVPEDFKHPDEIDRIVVHEQDGRPVYLRDVATIRDHYKDPTSISRINGVQSVTIEVKKRAGENIIEIIDTVKKILKEQKEVLPPTLKINLTADQSDDIRMMVADLQNNIISGLLLVLIVVFAFIGGRSALFVSLAIPLSMLITFTVLDIFSYTLNMVVLFSLILSLGMLVDNGIVVVENIYRHMQMGKTRLEAAQNATDEVAWPVIASTLTTIGAFFPMIFWPGIMGEFMSYLPVTVIIALVASLFIALVINPVLSAKFQGIPETGADVKPSAIDRMMERLKAVYRPALEWSLDNRLKVLAFSFGFLVFSIVSFGMFGKGVEFLPETEPKRADVKIKAPIGTNLDASDSFVRVVEDVASEYPDIDYTIANTGESGASDEIGTHYSLVKLDFLDMKDRSRPSSEIINEIRSRLRAAIRGAEVQAEPEAMGPPTGKAVNLEITGNDLRQLGEIAMKFKRAIKNVPGLVDLKDNYVAAKPEIRVNVDKEKAALLGLDTFTVAQAVKTAINGFKVGVYREGKDEYDIVARLPKDQRSSLQDIKRITVSGPKGEPVPITSLAEVTLGGGLGGINRIDQKRVITLSADVSGRLAEEVIADIETILTGMSLPRGCSYKFTGEQEEQKKASEFLMKAFGTALFLIFIVLVTQFNSTTTPFIILTAVILSLGGVMIGLLLTGTAFGVIMTGVGVLSLAGVVVNNAIVLIDYFEQLKNEGLVVRDALIEAGLTRFRPVLLTAITTVLGLIPMATGVSFDFLNFRIDTGSETSQWWGPMAVAVIFGLAIATVLTLVVVPVLCSLKESHLVKKEARKAAKAAVRQAG is encoded by the coding sequence ATGATAATCAACACAGCCGCACTGAAACGGCAGTCCACCGTCATGGTACTGCTCGTTTTCATCATCATAGCGGGAATCGTCAGCTACACCTCCCTGCCGAGGGAAAGCGACCCGGACATCACCATCCCGTACATTTTCGTGGTCACCAACTTCGAGGGCGTGGCCCCGGAGGATATGGAAACACTCGTCACCATGCCCATCGAGCGCAAACTCAAGGGGTTGTCCGACACCAAGGAAATATCCTCCGTGTCAGATGACGGCGTGTCCATCATCAAGGTGGAATTCACGCCCAACGTGGACATTGACGACGCGCTGCAAAAGGTGCGCGACAAGGTGGATCAGGCCAAGCCCGACCTGCCCAACGACCTGCCGGACGAGCCGGTCATCAACGAGGTGAACCTCTCGGAAATGCCCATCCTCAACGTGGTGCTGTCCGGCCCGTTCTCCCTCAAGCGGCTGAAGGTATTCGCCGAAGACCTTGAGGACCGCATCGAATCCGTACAGGGAGTGCTCGACGCCAAGATCATCGGCGGACTGGAACGCGAAATCCATGTGGAGTTCGACATGGACCGCGTGGCCTTTTACAACATCCCGCTCTCCAGCCTGCTGAACTCGGTCAAGAACGCCAACGTCAACACTCCGGGCGGTTCCGTGGAAATCGGACAGGCCAAGTACCTGGTGCGCGTCCCCGAAGACTTCAAGCACCCGGACGAGATCGACCGCATCGTGGTTCATGAGCAGGACGGACGCCCGGTGTACCTGCGCGACGTGGCCACCATCCGGGATCATTACAAGGACCCGACCTCCATCAGCCGCATCAACGGCGTGCAGTCCGTGACCATCGAAGTAAAGAAACGGGCGGGCGAAAACATCATCGAGATCATCGACACGGTCAAAAAGATTCTCAAGGAACAGAAAGAAGTTCTGCCTCCCACGCTCAAGATCAACCTGACCGCGGACCAGTCCGACGACATCCGAATGATGGTCGCCGATCTCCAGAACAACATCATATCCGGCCTGCTTCTGGTACTCATCGTGGTCTTCGCCTTCATCGGCGGACGCTCGGCCCTGTTCGTTTCACTGGCGATCCCGCTGTCCATGCTCATCACGTTCACGGTCCTCGACATCTTCTCGTACACCCTGAACATGGTCGTGCTCTTCTCGCTCATCCTCAGTCTCGGCATGCTCGTGGACAACGGCATCGTAGTCGTGGAAAACATCTACCGCCACATGCAGATGGGCAAGACCCGGCTTGAAGCCGCACAGAATGCCACCGATGAAGTGGCATGGCCGGTCATCGCATCCACCCTGACCACGATCGGCGCGTTCTTCCCCATGATTTTCTGGCCCGGTATCATGGGCGAATTCATGAGTTACCTTCCGGTCACGGTCATCATCGCACTGGTGGCGTCACTGTTTATCGCACTCGTCATCAACCCGGTGCTGTCCGCCAAGTTTCAGGGCATCCCCGAAACAGGGGCCGATGTGAAACCGAGCGCAATTGACCGCATGATGGAACGTCTCAAGGCAGTCTATCGTCCGGCTCTTGAATGGTCGCTCGACAACCGGCTCAAGGTGCTGGCGTTCTCCTTCGGATTCCTCGTCTTTTCCATCGTCAGCTTCGGCATGTTCGGCAAGGGAGTGGAATTCCTGCCCGAAACCGAACCCAAGCGCGCCGACGTCAAGATCAAGGCCCCCATCGGCACCAATCTTGATGCGTCCGACAGCTTCGTGCGCGTGGTGGAAGATGTCGCAAGCGAATACCCGGACATCGATTACACCATCGCCAACACCGGCGAGTCCGGAGCCAGCGACGAGATCGGCACGCACTACAGTCTGGTAAAGCTGGACTTCCTCGACATGAAGGACCGCTCCCGCCCGTCGTCCGAAATCATCAACGAAATCCGTTCCCGCCTCCGGGCCGCCATCCGGGGAGCCGAAGTACAGGCCGAGCCGGAAGCCATGGGTCCGCCCACAGGCAAGGCCGTCAACCTCGAAATAACAGGCAACGACCTGCGGCAGCTCGGCGAAATCGCCATGAAATTCAAGCGGGCCATCAAGAATGTCCCCGGGCTCGTGGACCTCAAGGACAACTACGTGGCCGCCAAGCCTGAAATCCGCGTGAACGTGGACAAGGAAAAAGCCGCCCTGCTCGGCCTCGACACCTTTACCGTGGCGCAGGCGGTCAAGACCGCCATCAACGGCTTCAAGGTCGGCGTCTACCGCGAAGGCAAGGACGAATACGACATCGTGGCGCGCCTCCCCAAGGACCAGCGTTCCTCGCTTCAGGACATAAAAAGAATCACGGTATCCGGTCCCAAGGGCGAACCCGTGCCCATCACCTCCCTTGCCGAAGTCACGCTGGGCGGCGGCCTCGGCGGCATCAACCGGATCGACCAGAAGCGGGTCATCACCCTGTCCGCCGACGTCTCGGGCCGTCTTGCCGAAGAAGTCATCGCGGACATCGAGACCATCCTGACCGGCATGTCCCTGCCGCGCGGCTGCTCCTACAAGTTCACGGGTGAGCAGGAAGAACAGAAAAAGGCGTCCGAATTTCTCATGAAGGCATTCGGCACCGCCCTGTTCCTCATATTCATCGTGCTTGTCACCCAGTTCAACTCGACCACCACGCCGTTCATCATCCTCACCGCGGTCATCCTGTCGCTGGGAGGCGTCATGATCGGCCTGCTGCTGACAGGAACCGCCTTCGGCGTCATCATGACCGGCGTGGGCGTACTCAGTCTGGCGGGTGTCGTGGTCAACAACGCCATTGTCCTCATCGACTACTTCGAGCAATTAAAAAACGAAGGACTGGTCGTACGAGATGCGCTTATCGAAGCGGGCCTGACACGGTTCCGCCCGGTACTGCTCACCGCCATCACCACGGTGCTCGGCCTCATCCCCATGGCGACCGGCGTGAGCTTCGACTTCCTGAACTTCCGCATCGATACGGGCAGCGAGACATCCCAGTGGTGGGGTCCCATGGCCGTCGCCGTCATCTTCGGCCTCGCCATCGCCACGGTGCTGACCCTCGTTGTCGTACCGGTCCTCTGCTCGCTCAAGGAAAGCCATCTGGTCAAAAAGGAAGCACGCAAGGCAGCCAAGGCGGCTGTCAGGCAGGCGGGGTAA